A window from Telopea speciosissima isolate NSW1024214 ecotype Mountain lineage chromosome 8, Tspe_v1, whole genome shotgun sequence encodes these proteins:
- the LOC122670847 gene encoding LOW QUALITY PROTEIN: F-box/kelch-repeat protein At1g23390-like (The sequence of the model RefSeq protein was modified relative to this genomic sequence to represent the inferred CDS: inserted 1 base in 1 codon) codes for MAKAIKRILPKHKDEERGGDEAAAQEVEEEAPIHGDVLETMILTRLTLLDLVAASRVSKAWRRSVSTSLHISPRLKPWFIVYAFNNPNHSLTSTVAFDPSSRVWLRIQNTHFTTTTTGASGSSDSQHLLYSLSTTGLSCSFDPFHLTWHHVEAPLVWRENPIVARLGSHILVAGGTYYYIEDXLAVEMYDIGSGRWETCQSMPFLLKDSATSTWISTAATHRKLYLLEKCSLLICSFDAETKTWGDTFNLNLISNPANINSPAPVFHSTIGFVDDRLIMVGLMGEPEDIQGLGLWEVDQHTYESVGRSERCRRRWWRS; via the exons ATGGCTAAGGCTATCAAGAGAATCCTTCCAAAACATAAAGACGAAG agagaggaggagatgaAGCAGCAGCacaagaagtagaagaagaagcgcCAATCCATGGAGATGTGTTGGAGACGATGATCCTCACCCGCCTGACGCTGCTGGACCTGGTGGCAGCGTCTCGAGTTTCCAAGGCGTGGCGACGCTCCGTCTCCACCTCCCTCCACATCTCTCCTCGTCTCAAGCCTTGGTTCATAGTCTACGCCTTTAACAACCCCAACCATTCCCTCACCTCCACCGTCGCCTTTGACCCTTCCTCTCGCGTTTGGCTTCGCATCCAAAACACCcacttcaccaccaccaccaccggcGCATCCGGATCCTCCGACTCCCAACACCTACTCTACTCACTCTCCACCACTGGATTGTCCTGCTCCTTCGACCCCTTCCACCTGACTTGGCACCATGTGGAAGCTCCACTTGTGTGGCGCGAGAACCCCATCGTCGCACGTCTCGGCTCCCACATCCTCGTCGCCGGTGGCACCTACTACTACATCGAAG CACTCGCCGTCGAAATGTACGACATCGGGTCCGGGAGATGGGAGACGTGTCAGTCCATGCCGTTCTTACTGAAAGACTCCGCCACCAGCACTTGGATCTCCACTGCCGCCACCCACCGCAAACTCTACCTACTGGAGAAGTGCTCCCTTCTCATCTGCTCCTTCGATGCGGAGACCAAGACATGGGGAGACACCTTTAATCTCAATCTGATCTCAAACCCCGCCAACATTAATTCACCTGCGCCTGTGtttcactccaccattggcttCGTCGACGACCGTCTAATCATGGTGGGGTTGATGGGGGAACCCGAGGACATACAAGGCCTGGGCCTCTGGGAAGTGGACCAACACACCTACGAGAGTGTAGGCCGATCGGAGAGATGCCGCCGGAGATGGTGGAGAAGCTGA
- the LOC122670849 gene encoding 60S ribosomal protein L27a-3-like, whose protein sequence is MMTRFKKNRKKRGHVSTGHGRIVKHRKHPGGQGNAGRMHHHRILFXXXXXXXXXXXXXXXXXXLRNKFYCPIININKLWSLIPQEAKDKTFPENAPMIDVTQYGFFKVLGKGVLPASQPIIVKAKLISKIAEKKIKEARGAVVLTA, encoded by the coding sequence ATGATGACGAGATtcaagaagaataggaagaagagaggCCATGTTTCTACCGGCCATGGAAGAATAGTTAAGCACAGGAAGCATCCAGGTGGTCAAGGTAACGCTGGACGTATGCATCATCACAGGATCTTGTTCGNTNANTNCNANCNANGNTNCNTNGNTNANGNCNGNANGNGNTNCNTNCNCNANTTGCGCAACAAGTTTTACTGCCCCATCATTAACATTAACAAGCTCTGGTCGTTGATACCGCAAGAAGCAAAAGACAAGACATTTCCGGAGAACGCACCTATGATCGATGTTACCCAGTATGGTTTCTTCAAGGTCTTGGGCAAAGGGGTGTTGCCTGCCTCACAGCCCATTATCGTCAAGGCGAAGCTGATCTCGAAGATTGCAGAGAAGAAAATCAAGGAGGCCAGAGGTGCCGTAGTTCTCACAGCTTAG